From Scleropages formosus chromosome 1, fSclFor1.1, whole genome shotgun sequence, a single genomic window includes:
- the LOC108925561 gene encoding protein TASOR-like isoform X3, which yields MSLSAAAAVTRTKDGERAPQEEATLTSVQEAAEGGKDERELASSSAPLKACPAEELPRRSFHIPRKNKEKQALFQYLPPESREFEDIMKILSTSYLQSSSAGAFVYTKAQLVQNELLEKDFAEKRREMKQNGRTDSELLESYGFLLLESYKLQGVCKKGLLVRHARTTTLGDPAKGVYLSRYSDLLQINPFNVDAAGDIIIFKVLKGKVKTISMSRNILDPTPNFDCHVSTNAHKVTSCLSYRAFELTQQYFYEYKFDEIKERPRHVRPHAVVSFIYKGNAALSTHKPMPPLRSNSRNSECSEGLTRKSIYTVWTGQLLNQGKVLCHVAIRSFTQLFLPFKLPEQLEMEKAMKLAEVKWRIPIALLSWDTYVDTGKGSQNGLHGSLFEVVDVSKHNSISSLLLMLEKEKMVLVKPLDDQGFLFLLSSKQLTNSNGIERGWTQSLLALFLSQESRGEVKPSLGVAVAVEDLRPDARNPIIPHLKTFLPALHYALCTLRASHPADPGAEVEREARAYMIGCSNKTHQSFHLAEYKENCKVQKKVYSYSRMNHDVEGSLHSYFYNPKFYQLAVAVAKEIVDVVPPPVCDTSMLDVRASEIRLFSRDGARTRQPQPMNDPGKMKELLKLIHLRKRNVAEEEGERNLVGDCGDRKRKAEDEAVGLVKKYLRTEDNRRESGGEEGHYRDCLSAVMRCMRVYDTDLRLQEPQSTSVPSTQTMLTMLFDTLQQVMAQHSEASNSLHNSGENPELGDETLRTALELGLPVHCDIDLRNWPDVVGPDDLEEQTDGSLSSPDEFSPSNNNELQDDPDLAKVPWKLIPITGIKPCQYSSLNEGNPFDPRFMAVSSSTEHCASSERRGHVCMEVDLQVVNNGLNVILNKDCNLTDSIPTEEPKSMKTIPVTEPKRADIVLSTEPRRTGITSTTGPKQTDTFSPAEPQRTHTAPPVDPKRTDMDPQTEPQHTDMAPPGQLKQTHAAPPVESKRTETVPQTEPKRNPTIPQAKLKQNRTAPPAEPKRADTVLPAEPKRADTASPAKPEQADDIAFEEAKDIESIGKNHLKKAETVPSNNTTNTDELVSQGPSIVDTILNEEFSNFSTEIQKLLKGEQVEYHSEMSMTFPQDLQWQDEVVFSEYVSHYTHPVPVHSYISTLRDHMNQLINCPSDHWEKATVCIPPPSSVCDHASLSAHSPARSVSFPCTSLNCTADTTLPTSEPVHSPPQHAVTTDFYQPLLNCSPDLQSPVVDSSGHTPLNTNVPVPEPMSKSINSVISQIRPDMFNTLLEIMKDVQKNTVKFYVHSMEENSVCSEIKDYLIQLGNAECKPHVFLESKNSLDKLLIIIQNKDIAAHIHTIPLLLYLKKLSSVSFAGVDSLEDVKNHTYNELFVSGGFIVSDEFVLNPDFITQNRLQLLLTFLEEKNCANTHWCWKVHCKTHKKLKELARVNNEALGLLNLLSTYQRRHVVEFLPYHECDCGTRQAPDLECLIKLQAQNVHYRHIIFLTERHFEMFPHHSKNGIMIASISNIMDSLPGCTSSTASCLETLEPNPSCPLVMFTEKEKNAEKRMLDFTEGSSAIRLCQIPATGPQGDQAA from the exons ACACCAAAGCTCAGCTTGTACAAAATGAACTTCTGGAAAAGGAT TTTgcagagaagaggagggagatgAAACAGAATGGCCGGACGGATAGCGAGTTGTTGGAATCCTATGGCTTCCTGCTGTTGGAGAGTTACAAG CTACAAGGAGTATGTAAAAAGGGCCTGTTGGTCAGGCATGCTCGGACCACGACTCTTGGGGATCCTGCTAAGG GTGTCTACCTTTCTAGGTACTCCGATTTACTGCAGATCAATCCTTTCAATGTTGATGCAGCTGGagatattattatatttaaagtaCTCAAG GGAAAGGTGAAGACTATCAGCATGTCCAGAAACATCTTGGATCCCACGCCCAACTTTGATTGTCATGTGTCAACAAATGCACACAAAGTGACATCTTGTCTATCATACAGAGCATTTGAACTCACTCAG CAATACTTTTATGAGTACAAGTTTGACGAGATCAAGGAGCGGCCCAGACACGTACGCCCGCATGCTGTGGTGTCCTTCATCTACAAAGGCAATGCAGCCCTGTCAACCCACAAGCCCATGCCTCCTCTCAG GTCAAACAGCAGAAACTCTGAATGCAGCGAAG GACTGACAAGAAAGAGCATCTACACGGTATGGACTGGGCAGCTGTTGAATCAAGGCAAGGTGTTGTGCCATGTTGCCATCCGCTCCTTTACCCAACTCTTCCTCCCTTTCAAGCT gccaGAACAGCTTGAAATGGAAAAGGCAATGAAACTAGCTGAGGTAAAATGGAGGATCCCAATAGCTCTGTTGTCCTGGGACACATATGTGGACACTGGAAAGG gaTCACAGAATGGGCTGCATGGTAGTTTGTTTGAGGTGGTTGATGTGAGCAAACATAACAGCATTTCTAGCCTACTTCTCAtgctggagaaagaaaaaatg GTGCTGGTTAAGCCTTTGGATGACCAAggtttcctcttccttctctcaTCAAAGCAACTGACCAATTCTAACG GAATTGAGAGAGGATGGACACAATCTCTTCTAGCACTCTTTCTATCCCAGGAATCAAGAGGAGAGGTGAAGCCAT CATTAGGAGTGGCTGTGGCAGTGGAAGATCTGAGACCTGATGCCAGGAATCCCATCATTCCACATCTGAAGACCTTTCTCCCTGCTTTGCACTATGCCTTGTGTACCTTACGTGCTAGTCATCCTGCGGACCCAGGAGCTGAGGTGGAACGTGAAGCCCGAGCTTATATGATAGGATGCAGCAATAAAACCCATCAGAGCTTCCACCTGGCAGAATACAAGGAGAACtgtaaagtgcaaaaaaaggTTTACTCTTATTCCAGGATGAATCACGACGTAGAAGGCTCATTGCACTCTTACTTCTACAACCCCAAGTTCTATCAGCTGGCTGTGGCAGTTGCCAAGGAAATTGTTGATGTCGTGCCACCCCCTGTCTGTGATACCTCGATGTTGGATGTCAGGGCCTCAGAAATCAGGCTTTTCAGTAGGGACGGTGCAAGAACTCGGCAACCCCAGCCAATGAATGACCCGGGCAAGATGAAGGAGCTGTTGAAGCTAATTCACCTGCGCAAGAGGAATGTAGCTGAAGAGGAGGGTGAGAGGAATCTAGTTGGAGACTGTGGGGATAGGAAGAGGAAAGCCGAGGATGAGGCAGTTGGACTAGTGAAAAAATATCTACGTACAGAAGACAACAGAAGAGAAAGTGGAG GTGAAGAAGGCCACTACCGGGACTGCCTCTCTGCTGTAATGAGGTGCATGAGGGTCTATGACACAGATCTGAGGCTGCAGGAACCTCAGAGTACATCAGTTCCCAGCACCCAGACTATGCTGACAATGCTGTTTGATACCTTGCAGCAGGTTATGGCTCAACACTCAGAAGCCAGTAACAGCCTACATAACAGTGGTGAAAATCCTGAATTAGGTGACGAGACCTTAAGGACTGCTCTTGAACTCGGCTTACCTGTGCACTGTGACATCGACCTACGAAATTGGCCTGATGTGGTCGGACCAGATGACCTGGAG GAGCAGACTGATGGCAGTTTGAGCAGCCCGGATGAGTTTAGTCCCTCCAACAACAATGAATTACAAGACGATCCTGACTTGGCTAAGGTGCCCTGGAAACTGATCCCAATCACAG GTATCAAGCCATGTCAATATTCCTCCTTAAATGAGGGAAATCCCTTTGATCCACGCTTCATGGCAGTCTCCAGTTCAACTGAGCATTGTGCTTCCTCTGAAAGAAGAGGTCATGTCTGCATGGAGGTTGATCTGCAAGTTGTCAATAATGGCTTGAATGTCATTCTCAACAAAGACTGTAACCTAACAGACAGCATTCCTACTGAAGAACCAAAAAGTATGAAAACCATTCCCGTTACAGAACCCAAGAGAGCAGACATTGTTCTTTCTACAGAGCCCAGGAGAACAGGCATCACCTCCACTACAGGGCCCAAGCAAACAGATACGTTTTCTCCAGCAGAGCCCCAGCgaacacacacagctcctccGGTGGACCCCAAGCGAACGGACATGGATCCCCAAACAGAACCCCAGCACACAGATATGGCTCCCCCAGGGCAGCTCAAGCAAACACACGCAGCCCCCCCAGTGGAGTCCAAGCGAACAGAGACAGTTCCCCAAACGGAGCCCAAGCGAAACCCCACTATTCCTCAGGCGAAGCTCAAGCAAAACCGCACTGCTCCCCCAGCGGAGCCCAAGCGGGCGGACACGGTTCTCCCAGCAGAGCCCAAGCGGGCGGACACAGCTTCCCCAGCCAAACCCGAGCAGGCAGATGACATTGCTTTTGAAGAAGCCAAAGATATTGAGAGTATTGGTAAAAACCATCTGAAGAAAGCAGAGACTGTCCCAAGTAATAACACAACAAACACAGATGAGTTGGTTAGTCAAGGGCCCAGTATAGTGGACACTATCCTCAACGAGGAGTTCAGCAACTTTTCTACTGAGATACAGAAGCTTTTGAAAGGCGAACAAGTAGAATACCATTCTGAAATGTCAATGACATTTCCTCAGGATCTGCAGTGGCAAGATGAAGTTGTTTTCTCCGAATATGTGTCACACTACACCCACCCCGTTCCCGTGCACAGTTATATCAGCACACTTCGGGATCATATGAATCAGTTGATAAACTGTCCGTCTGATCACTGGGAGAAGGCAACAGTCTGTATCCCACCTCCATCTTCTGTCTGTGACCATGCCTCTCTTTCAGCACATAGTCCTGCCCGATCTGTTTCCTTCCCCTGTACCTCCCTTAATTGTACAGCTGATACCACTCTGCCAACAAGTGAGCCAGTTCACAGTCCACCTCAACATGCAGTTACCACAGACTTTTACCAACCGCTGTTGAATTGCAGTCCAGACCTCCAGTCTCCTGTTGTTGACAGCTCAGGACACACACCACTGAACACAAATGTACCAGTCCCAGAGCCCATGTCCAAGTCCATCAACAGTGTGATTAGCCAGATCAGGCCTGATATGTTCAATACCCTCCTGGAGATTATGAAAGATGTGCAGAAGAACACGGTGAAGTTTTATGTCCACTCAATGGAGGAGAACAGTGTATGTTCTGAAattaag GACTACTTAATCCAACTTGGGAACGCAGAGTGCAAACCTCATGTTTTCCTAGAGAGCAAGAACAGTCTGGACAAGCTACTGATCATCATTCAAAACAAAGATATTGCAGCTCACATTCACACG ATCCCCTTACTACTGTACCTGAAGAAACTTTCCTCCGTCAGCTTTGCTGGAGTAGACAGTCTGGAAGATGTTAAGAACCATACATACAATGAGCTCTTTGTATCTGGTGGCTTCATTGTTTCGGACGAATTTGTTCTTAACCCAGATTTCATCACTCAAA ACAGGCTACAACTTTTACTAACATTTTTAGAGGAAAAGAACTGTGCAAATACCCACTGGTGCTGGAAGGTACACTGCAAAACCCACAAGAAACTGAAGGAGTTGGCCAG GGTGAATAATGAGGCTTTGGGTCTGTTGAATCTGCTGTCCACCTACCAGAGGAGGCATGTGGTGGAGTTTCTTCCATACCACGAGTGTGACTGTGGAACTCGGCAGGCCCCTGATCTTGAATGCCTGATCAAACTGCAGGCCCAGAATGTCCACTACCGCCATATTATCTTCCTCACTG AGCGACATTTTGAGATGTTTCCACACCACTCCAAAAATGGCATAATGATTGCAAGCATCAGTAACATCATGGACAGCTTACCAGGCTGCACAAGCTCCACTGCAAGCTGTTTAGAGACCCTAGAACCAAATCCATCCTGTCCTCTGGTGATGTTTACAG agaaagaaaagaatgcTGAGAAGAGAATGCTGGACTTCACAGAGGGCTCCTCAG CCATCAGGCTATGCCAGATTCCTGCTACTGGACCACAAGGAGATCAGGCAGCATAG